From Acidothermus cellulolyticus 11B, a single genomic window includes:
- the modA gene encoding molybdate ABC transporter substrate-binding protein: MLLIPVVAVFAAACASGHGSKASSTASGGGRIVVFAAASLQDVFTQLAGGFEAAHPGVRVVTNFGGSDTLAEQILQGAPADVFASANEQIMQQVVAHNKASNPVTFARNELEIAVAPGNPRHIRSLADLASSAIRLALCAPTVPCGSAAAKLLQTAGVTVHPVTLEDDVSSVLAKVELGEVDAGLVYRTDVRRAGGKVDGVPIAQAGSAVNTYVLAVVTGSRNSALAAAFVAFVRNNEQVFADAGFDVP, from the coding sequence GTGCTCCTTATTCCCGTTGTTGCCGTGTTCGCGGCGGCGTGCGCGAGTGGGCACGGATCGAAAGCGTCATCAACGGCCTCCGGCGGCGGCCGGATCGTGGTCTTCGCTGCGGCGTCACTGCAGGATGTCTTCACCCAGCTCGCCGGAGGTTTCGAAGCAGCCCACCCGGGGGTTCGGGTGGTGACGAATTTCGGCGGGTCAGACACGCTGGCCGAGCAGATTTTACAAGGTGCGCCCGCCGACGTCTTCGCATCCGCCAATGAGCAGATCATGCAGCAGGTCGTCGCGCACAACAAGGCAAGCAACCCGGTGACTTTCGCACGTAATGAACTGGAAATCGCAGTCGCCCCGGGGAATCCCCGTCATATCCGCTCGTTGGCAGACCTCGCAAGTTCGGCGATACGGCTGGCGCTGTGCGCGCCTACGGTGCCGTGCGGCTCGGCCGCCGCGAAGCTGCTGCAAACAGCCGGCGTCACGGTCCATCCGGTGACCCTCGAAGACGACGTCAGTTCCGTGCTTGCCAAAGTGGAGCTCGGCGAGGTCGACGCCGGCCTGGTATACCGGACGGACGTGCGCCGGGCCGGTGGGAAGGTCGACGGTGTGCCGATCGCGCAGGCTGGCTCTGCGGTGAACACGTACGTCCTCGCGGTCGTCACCGGCAGCAGGAATTCCGCGTTGGCGGCCGCGTTCGTTGCTTTCGTCCGTAACAACGAGCAGGTGTTTGCCGATGCCGGCTTCGACGTCCCGTAG
- a CDS encoding ABC transporter ATP-binding protein: protein MPEPTDTTPRHPGLDVHAVVRRDTFRLDAALSVAPGEILAVLGPSGAGKSTLLRAIAGLERLTAGFIAIGGRIVDDADRIRLSPRERQVGYVPQDYVLFPRMTVLDNVAFGLRAHGVRKAAARRRAQQLLDRFGVGALAHRRPTEISGGQAQRVALARALAVDPTVLLLDEPLAALDIGTRMSVRAELREMLTTFPGGVIVVTHDPMDAFVLADHLVVMESGRVVQRGAPAAVASHPRTEYVARLCGINLHRGVCDGRVIRLGTGMEWQVVDAPVGDVFVAVRPSAVAVYRERPDGSPRNCWKARVTSVEEYGHVVRLGVSRPANMIADITAESLALLRLRVGDDAWFAVKATDLVVYPAAEGSPYHPAESGAQPSDGATGLGV, encoded by the coding sequence ATGCCGGAACCAACGGACACGACGCCACGACACCCGGGGCTGGACGTCCACGCCGTCGTGCGACGCGACACTTTCAGGCTGGATGCGGCCCTGTCCGTTGCACCGGGTGAAATTCTCGCCGTCCTCGGTCCCAGCGGCGCCGGCAAGAGCACATTGCTGCGAGCGATTGCCGGTCTGGAGCGGTTGACCGCTGGATTCATCGCGATCGGCGGCCGCATCGTAGACGATGCGGACCGGATCAGGCTCAGCCCGCGGGAGCGACAGGTCGGCTACGTTCCGCAGGATTACGTTCTCTTTCCCCGGATGACGGTATTGGATAACGTTGCCTTTGGTCTGCGGGCTCACGGAGTCAGAAAAGCCGCCGCGCGACGCCGGGCACAGCAGCTGCTGGATCGCTTCGGCGTCGGGGCGCTCGCGCATCGGCGTCCGACCGAGATCTCGGGAGGTCAAGCCCAGCGCGTCGCACTCGCCCGGGCGCTCGCCGTCGATCCAACCGTCCTTCTGCTGGACGAGCCGCTTGCCGCCCTCGACATTGGGACGCGAATGAGCGTGCGGGCCGAGCTGCGGGAGATGCTCACGACATTTCCCGGCGGTGTCATTGTGGTGACCCACGACCCGATGGATGCGTTCGTCCTGGCGGATCACCTTGTCGTGATGGAATCCGGCAGGGTGGTGCAACGCGGCGCCCCGGCGGCGGTTGCATCCCATCCGCGCACGGAGTACGTGGCACGGCTCTGTGGGATCAATCTGCACCGGGGGGTGTGTGACGGACGGGTGATTCGACTCGGAACCGGAATGGAATGGCAGGTGGTCGACGCGCCTGTCGGTGATGTCTTCGTCGCCGTGCGGCCAAGCGCTGTCGCCGTGTACCGCGAGCGGCCGGACGGCAGTCCGCGCAACTGTTGGAAAGCCCGCGTGACGAGTGTGGAGGAGTACGGTCACGTCGTCCGCCTTGGCGTGTCACGTCCGGCGAATATGATCGCAGATATTACCGCCGAATCACTCGCCCTGCTCCGGTTACGGGTCGGTGATGACGCATGGTTTGCCGTCAAAGCGACCGACCTCGTCGTATACCCCGCGGCAGAAGGCAGCCCATATCACCCTGCAGAAAGCGGTGCTCAACCGTCGGATGGCGCGACCGGACTGGGCGTGTGA
- a CDS encoding ABC transporter permease — protein MPASTSRRYALQTGLVAVFALAGFLFLCVPLVSLAVRAPWRNLVAELGKPEALTALRLSLETATIATFLSLLVGLPLAWTMCRLPTSIRNAARAVIALPLVLPPVAGGLTLLLAYGRRGLVGSWLWHAAGISLPFTTAGVVVAETFVAMPFLVLSVEGALRAVDTKYADVASTLGAGPLFIFRRVVLPIVLPAVFAGSLLCWARAIGEFGATITFAGSFPGTTRTMPLEIYLQFQHDPQSAIGLSLVLLLASTGVLLALWRRWIAAL, from the coding sequence ATGCCGGCTTCGACGTCCCGTAGGTACGCGCTCCAGACAGGGCTCGTCGCCGTCTTCGCCCTCGCCGGCTTCCTCTTCTTGTGCGTTCCGCTCGTCAGCCTTGCGGTCCGGGCGCCGTGGCGCAATCTGGTAGCCGAATTGGGCAAACCGGAGGCATTGACAGCGTTGCGCTTGTCCCTGGAGACGGCGACGATCGCGACTTTCCTCTCGCTGCTGGTCGGGCTTCCGCTTGCCTGGACGATGTGCCGGCTCCCGACGTCCATTCGGAACGCCGCGCGGGCGGTCATCGCCTTGCCGCTCGTGCTGCCGCCGGTTGCAGGAGGGCTCACTCTCCTGTTGGCGTACGGGCGCCGCGGTCTGGTCGGGAGCTGGCTCTGGCACGCCGCGGGGATCTCGCTGCCGTTCACCACCGCCGGCGTCGTCGTCGCCGAGACTTTTGTCGCGATGCCGTTCCTTGTGCTGTCGGTTGAAGGTGCTCTGCGTGCGGTGGACACGAAGTACGCCGATGTTGCATCCACGCTGGGCGCCGGGCCGCTGTTCATCTTCCGGCGCGTGGTTCTGCCGATCGTGTTGCCCGCCGTTTTCGCAGGTTCATTGCTCTGCTGGGCGCGGGCGATCGGTGAGTTTGGAGCAACGATTACGTTTGCGGGCAGCTTCCCAGGGACCACGCGCACCATGCCGCTGGAAATCTATTTGCAATTTCAGCACGATCCGCAATCGGCAATCGGATTGAGCCTGGTGTTGTTGCTGGCGTCCACCGGCGTACTGCTGGCGTTGTGGCGTCGATGGATCGCCGCTCTGTGA
- a CDS encoding ATP-binding protein, whose amino-acid sequence MPESRFEPDPRSVAAARRFARSALNEAGASADEWVVTQIVSELATNAILHAGTAFVVRLWIGETSVRVEVIDEAPWIRAVRRNFSDVATTGRGLRVIAELARAWGEEVGPSSKTVWCEVPRTSGGGHGTGGDPGNAERHGFGEWGVEPPDVVPPARYSDRNGGAQVMSDARRTERNRVVRAA is encoded by the coding sequence GTGCCCGAATCACGGTTCGAACCGGATCCGCGCAGCGTCGCGGCCGCTCGGCGCTTCGCGCGCTCCGCGCTGAATGAGGCGGGTGCTTCAGCTGACGAGTGGGTTGTCACTCAGATCGTAAGTGAGCTGGCTACCAATGCGATCTTGCATGCCGGCACCGCTTTCGTCGTGCGGCTTTGGATAGGAGAAACGTCCGTACGGGTCGAGGTGATCGACGAGGCGCCGTGGATCCGGGCGGTTCGGCGAAATTTCTCCGACGTCGCCACCACAGGTCGCGGGTTGCGCGTGATAGCTGAACTCGCTCGTGCGTGGGGAGAAGAGGTGGGACCGTCGAGCAAGACCGTCTGGTGCGAGGTTCCGCGTACCAGCGGCGGCGGTCACGGCACGGGCGGCGATCCGGGGAACGCGGAGCGGCACGGTTTCGGTGAGTGGGGCGTCGAACCGCCCGATGTCGTGCCGCCGGCTCGCTACAGTGATCGGAACGGAGGTGCGCAGGTCATGAGTGACGCGCGGCGCACCGAGCGAAACCGCGTGGTACGGGCGGCGTGA
- a CDS encoding PilZ domain-containing protein: protein MLVPPLVTGGPVTVRLVHRDGREFATRVESVSPRVVVVAAPPGANAALIASGTREIDLSWLSPRGRYEQRCELEHSAGTSRQWRLRPLRPAVLVQRRRYIRVRAAVPVVIEVSGESLPATTVDVSEGGFRVRIPPRDIAELERATVHATIAGQPVELPGYFLRRTLRGPTDAEAVIVFETLGVHAETLRRWILQLQLRSRAARSS, encoded by the coding sequence ATGCTGGTCCCTCCACTTGTCACCGGCGGACCGGTCACGGTCCGCCTCGTTCATCGCGACGGCCGCGAGTTCGCCACCCGCGTCGAGAGTGTTTCGCCGCGCGTGGTGGTTGTTGCTGCGCCACCGGGAGCCAACGCGGCTCTCATCGCCAGCGGCACCCGCGAGATCGACCTGTCATGGCTCTCACCCCGCGGCCGGTACGAACAACGGTGTGAGCTCGAACACAGCGCGGGAACCTCGCGGCAGTGGCGGCTCCGGCCGCTCCGGCCTGCCGTGCTAGTGCAACGACGCCGCTATATCCGCGTCCGCGCGGCCGTCCCCGTCGTCATAGAGGTCTCCGGCGAATCGCTGCCGGCGACGACGGTCGACGTGTCGGAGGGCGGCTTCCGCGTCCGGATCCCGCCGCGCGATATTGCCGAACTGGAGCGTGCCACAGTGCACGCCACTATCGCGGGCCAGCCGGTGGAATTGCCCGGATACTTTCTGCGCCGCACCTTGCGCGGTCCAACCGACGCCGAAGCTGTCATCGTCTTTGAAACGCTCGGCGTTCACGCGGAAACGCTGCGTCGCTGGATCCTTCAGCTGCAATTACGCAGCCGGGCGGCGCGCTCCAGCTAG
- a CDS encoding mannosyltransferase family protein, whose product MAHGLMRRYSLGAARRERVPGVWRDAVSYVVRVFIAVRVGLFLLAIPAAAVIPPNQPADVPDWATPPVTHGLGIMFTAWERWDALWYLRIAAHGYAVEDHSAAFFPGYPAAIRAVAFLTGGHILLAAYVVSNLAYLAALAVIYRWTQDEFDVDLAKRTVVLLAIFPSAFFFFAPYSESLFLLAVAVALYAARRSRWLVASVAAGFGTAVRSMGVVLALAVVFECLRQCVSARPAGRDAIRGIMRCLGVAAVSVSGVIAYLAWWWQRAGQPLLPFRSEGGWDRNAQWPWITLWDGVRDGIQWVGIYPGGYHFLDLLVVAVAVASAVWVIRRTALTYGIYTGASLIAPLCMEFPGRPFMSMMRFVLVIAPIFWGIAEFSRRIRSWTPIVAVSATGLGMFSLLFINWYWIY is encoded by the coding sequence ATGGCTCACGGATTGATGCGCCGGTACTCGCTCGGCGCGGCGCGCCGGGAACGCGTGCCCGGGGTGTGGCGGGATGCCGTCTCCTACGTCGTCCGGGTCTTTATCGCTGTCCGCGTCGGCCTCTTTCTACTCGCGATTCCCGCGGCGGCCGTCATTCCTCCCAACCAGCCCGCGGACGTGCCCGATTGGGCTACGCCTCCCGTGACACACGGCCTGGGAATTATGTTCACCGCATGGGAGCGGTGGGATGCGTTGTGGTATCTGCGCATTGCCGCGCACGGATATGCCGTTGAGGACCATAGTGCCGCATTCTTTCCCGGGTATCCGGCGGCGATCCGGGCCGTCGCATTTCTGACCGGAGGGCACATTCTCCTGGCGGCGTACGTGGTGTCGAATCTCGCATATCTCGCAGCGCTGGCAGTCATTTACCGTTGGACGCAGGATGAATTCGATGTCGATCTGGCGAAGCGCACCGTCGTACTCCTCGCGATATTTCCGTCGGCCTTCTTCTTTTTCGCGCCGTACTCGGAATCGCTGTTCCTCTTGGCGGTTGCGGTAGCGCTGTACGCAGCACGCCGGTCACGATGGCTTGTCGCGAGTGTGGCAGCCGGTTTCGGTACCGCCGTCCGGAGCATGGGCGTTGTCCTGGCGCTTGCCGTGGTGTTCGAATGCCTGAGGCAGTGCGTTTCCGCGCGACCGGCCGGGAGGGACGCCATCCGCGGCATCATGCGGTGTCTCGGTGTGGCCGCCGTGTCGGTGTCCGGCGTCATCGCATATCTCGCGTGGTGGTGGCAGCGAGCAGGACAGCCTCTATTGCCGTTTCGATCCGAAGGCGGCTGGGACCGGAATGCGCAATGGCCGTGGATCACGCTATGGGACGGTGTACGCGACGGTATACAGTGGGTCGGCATCTATCCGGGCGGCTATCACTTCCTCGACCTTCTTGTCGTCGCCGTGGCAGTCGCCTCCGCGGTATGGGTGATACGCCGGACCGCGCTGACGTATGGGATATATACGGGCGCTAGTCTCATCGCACCGCTGTGTATGGAGTTTCCGGGTCGCCCTTTCATGTCCATGATGCGGTTCGTCCTCGTCATCGCGCCAATCTTCTGGGGCATCGCGGAATTTTCCCGCCGTATCCGGTCATGGACGCCGATTGTCGCAGTCTCCGCAACTGGTCTTGGAATGTTCTCCTTGCTCTTCATCAACTGGTACTGGATTTACTGA